The following proteins are co-located in the Leucoraja erinacea ecotype New England chromosome 4, Leri_hhj_1, whole genome shotgun sequence genome:
- the LOC129696040 gene encoding epidermal retinol dehydrogenase 2-like, translating to MNFFLETLCTLLLWLYYSLEALVMLVVPARRKNVSGEIVLVTGAGSGIGRLVALRFAGLDTALVLWDINAEGIKETERLARQQGASRVHTYVCDCSKRASVYEVADKVKREVGDVSILINNAGIVTGKKFIDSPDELLEKTMAVNAVAHFWTYKAFLPAMIARNHGHLVSIASSAGFFPVNGLAGKNQFCGLLMIFFINYILIKM from the exons ATGAACTTCTTCTTGGAGACGCTCTGCACGTTGCTGCTCTGGCTGTATTACAGCCTGGAAGCGCTGGTGATGCTGGTGGTGCCGGCTCGGAGGAAGAATGTGAGCGGGGAGATTGTGCTGGTGACGGGCGCTGGCAGCGGCATTGGACGTCTCGTGGCGCTCCGCTTCGCCGGCCTGGACACCGCGCTCGTGCTCTGGGACATCAATGCAGAGGGCATCAAGGAGACGGAGCGGCTGGCCCGGCAACAGGGGGCCTCCAGGGTCCACACTTACGTGTGCGACTGCAGCAAGAGAGCATCCGTGTACGAAGTGGCAGACAAG GTGAAGAGGGAAGTTGGAGATGTTAGTATTTTGATAAACAATGCAGGTATTGTTACTGGAAAGAAATTCATTGATTCACCCGATGAGTTACTAGAAAAAACTATGGCAGTGAATGCTGTTGCACATTTTTGG ACCTACAAAGCATTTCTGCCTGCAATGATTGCCCGTAACCATGGCCATCTGGTTAGCATTGCCAGTTCAGCTGGCTTCTTTCCAGTGAACGGATTGGCAGGTAAGAATCAATTCTGCGGTTTATTGATGATTTTCTTTATTAATTATATTTTGATTAAGATGTGA